From Cervus elaphus chromosome 25, mCerEla1.1, whole genome shotgun sequence, one genomic window encodes:
- the UTP15 gene encoding U3 small nucleolar RNA-associated protein 15 homolog: protein MAGYKPVAIQTYPILGEKITQDTLYWNNYKTPVQIKEFGAVSKVDFSPQPPYNYAVTASSRIHIYGRYSQEPIKTFSRFKDTAYCATFRQDGRLLVAGSEDGGVQLFDISGRAPLRQFEGHTKAVHSVDFTADKYHVVSGADDYTVKLWDIPNSKEILTFKEHSDYVRCGCASKLNPDLFVTGSYDHTVKMFDARANQNVISAEHGQPVESVLLFPSGGLLVSAGGRYVKVWDMLKGGQLLVSLKNHHKTVTCLCLSSSGQRLLSGSLDRKVKVYSTTSYKVVHSFDYTASILSLALAHEDETIVVGMTNGILSVKHRKSEAKKESVPRRRRPAYRTFIKGKNYMKQQDDILINRPSKKHLELYDRDLKNFRISKALDRVLEPTCTIKTPEITVSIIKELNRRGVLANALAGRDEKEISRVLNFLIRNLSQPRFAPVLINAAEIIIDIYLPVIGQSPVVDKKFLVLQGLVEKEIDYQRELLETLGMMDMLFATMTRKESTSVLQHGTSDGFLENNKSES, encoded by the exons ACACCTGTTCAGATCAAGGAGTTTGGTGCAGTGTCAAAAGTAGACTTTTCTCCCCAGCCTCCATATAACTATGCAGTCACAGCTTCTTCAAGG ATTCACATTTATGGCCGATACTCCCAAGAACCTATAAAAACCTTTTCACGATTTAAAGACACAGCCTACTGTGCTACTTTTCGACAGGATGGAAGACTCCTTGTGGCTGGCAGTGAAGATGGTGGTGTTCAGCTTTTTGATATAAGCGGGAGGGCTCCCCTCAGACAGTTTGAAGGCCATACTAA AGCAGTTCATTCAGTAGATTTTACAGCTGACAAATACCATGTGGTTTCTGGGGCCGATGATTATACAGTTAAATTATGGGATATTCCAAACTCCAAAGAAATTCTGACATTCAAAGAACATTCTGATTATGTGAGGTGTGGATGTGCTAGCaaactgaacccagatctctttgTCACAG GGTCATATGATCACACTGTGAAGATGTTTGATGCACGGGCAAACCAGAATGTTATCTCTGCTGAGCATGGACAGCCAGTGGAGAGTGTCCTGCTTTTTCCCTCTGGAGGTCTTCTGGTGTCAGcag GAGGTCGGTATGTTAAAGTCTGGGACATGCTGAAAGGAGGACAGTTGCTCGTGTCTTTGAAAAATCATCATAAAACTGTGACATGTTTATGTCTCAGCAGCTCTGGACAGAGGTTACTCTCTGGCTCACTGGATAG GAAGGTGAAAGTTTATAGCACAACTTCCTACAAAGTAGTCCACAGTTTTGATTATACAGCTTCAATTTTGAGTCTTGCACTTGCA CATGAAGATGAGACAATAGTTGTAGGAATGACCAATGGAATACTGAGTGTTAAACATCGGAAATCTGAAGCAAAGAAGGAATCTGTGCCCAGGAGAAGAAGGCCTGCATATCGAACTTTTATTAAGGGGAAAAATTATATGAAACAACAG GATGACATTTTGATCAACAGGCCATCAAAGAAACACCTAGAATTGTATGACAGGGATCTGAAAAACTTCCGGATCTCTAAGGCACTTGACAGAGTCCTTGAG CCCACTTGTACAATAAAGACGCCCGAGATTACAGTTTCCATCATAAAGGAGCTAAATCGAAGAGGAGTCCTTGCAAACGCCCTTGCAGGTCGAGatgaaaaggaaatcagtcgtgttcttaattttttgataAG GAATCTGTCTCAGCCAAGATTTGCCCCTGTTTTGATTAATGCTGCTGAAATAATTATTG ATATATATCTACCTGTGATTGGTCAGTCACCTGTAGTTGATAAAAAGTTTTTGGTACTTCAAGGACTAGTAGAAAAAGAGATTGATTACCAAAGAGAACTGCTGGAAACCTTGGGGATGATGGATATGCTTTTTGCTACCATGACAAGGAAAGAAAGCACTTCTGTATTGCAGCATGGTACATCTGATGGATTTCTAGAGAACAATAAGAGTGAATCATAG